A stretch of the Pseudomonas sp. ACM7 genome encodes the following:
- a CDS encoding LysR family transcriptional regulator, producing MTLTQLEIFSLVAELQGFTAAANRLGISQSAVSHALKSLEQELGVELLRRHQSRVELSDIGQQLLLRARAMLGLANTLRQEAADARGMKRGTLRIGSFGPTSSIKLLPLILQHYRAAHPGIEVHIDEGPDRQVIQWLEERRIDIGFVVLPEERFDTFALIADQMVALLPVDHPLARRDSLTLSDLCNDPFVLTEAGSSELVSRLFSAARLTPNIRYRCSQLLSTLDTVGRGDALTVVAESSLPDDRDSRYVKKPLSPPVIRQVGLAVLDQRQSSPAALAFIKLAERLNYR from the coding sequence ATGACCCTTACCCAACTGGAGATATTTTCTCTGGTCGCCGAGCTTCAAGGCTTTACGGCGGCAGCCAATCGCTTGGGGATTTCCCAATCCGCGGTCTCTCACGCCCTCAAGTCGCTGGAACAGGAATTGGGCGTCGAGCTGCTGCGCCGGCATCAGTCCCGGGTCGAACTCAGCGACATCGGCCAACAGCTTTTGCTGCGCGCCCGGGCGATGCTGGGCCTGGCCAACACCTTGCGCCAGGAAGCGGCGGATGCGCGCGGGATGAAACGCGGCACATTGCGCATCGGCTCGTTCGGCCCGACCTCATCGATCAAACTGCTGCCGCTGATCCTGCAGCACTACCGCGCGGCTCACCCGGGCATCGAGGTCCACATTGACGAAGGCCCGGACCGGCAGGTGATCCAGTGGCTGGAGGAACGGCGTATCGATATCGGCTTCGTGGTGTTGCCCGAGGAGCGGTTCGACACCTTTGCGCTGATCGCAGACCAAATGGTCGCGCTGCTACCCGTCGATCATCCGCTGGCCCGTCGCGACAGCCTGACCCTGAGCGATTTGTGCAACGACCCCTTTGTCTTGACCGAGGCCGGTTCCTCGGAACTGGTGTCGCGACTGTTCAGTGCCGCCCGGCTAACTCCGAACATCCGTTATCGCTGCTCGCAACTACTGAGCACGCTGGACACCGTTGGCCGAGGCGACGCGCTGACGGTTGTCGCCGAAAGCTCATTACCCGACGACCGCGACAGTCGCTATGTGAAAAAACCGCTATCGCCACCGGTCATCCGTCAGGTTGGTCTGGCGGTACTCGACCAGCGCCAGTCATCCCCTGCGGCGCTGGCTTTTATCAAACTGGCCGAACGCCTGAATTACCGTTGA